GCAACAGTGGGGCCAGGTCCACCGCACCATCGCGCGCCTGGCGTTCCCCGGCGGCAAGGCGCGCCCGAAGCCGGGACCATACCACCGGCCACCGCACTCGCGGGGCGAAGAATCGGGTCCGAGCGAGGCCGCACGCTTCCGCGGACGGCTCCCCGCCGAACACCCGAACGCCGGACCCGAGCACGAGTCGGGCGGCGTCGAGGTCTCACCGCCGCCGCGGTAGCCCCTCAGCGCAGGACGCGCCGCAGCACCACGAACACCAGCATCGCCACGACTGCCGCCAGCCCCGCGTAAGCGGGGGTGAGGTTGGTCGTCGGCGGTTCGGTGGGTGCACCTGATCGCAGCTGGGCGAAAGTGGCTCGCGCAGCATCGGATTCGGCGACGACGTCAACCGGCGGATGCGTCGGTGTCGGCGCGGGGGCGGGAGCCGCCGGCGTCGGGGTCTCCGGGGCGGCCGGGGTCTCGGGGGCGGGCACCTCGGTGACGGGAGGTACCGACTTCGGGGGCGCCTTCTTCTCCGGTGCCCTCTTCGCGGGGGCCTTCTTCGCCGGCGCCTTCTTCGCGACCTTCTTGGCCGGCAGCCTGTCGCCATCGGATGCCGCCGCGGCCTTCTTGGTGCGTGCTTTCTTGGCCGGGGCCTTCTTCGGCGCAGGTTTCGGCGGGGTCGCCTGCTCGGGGGCCGGCGTCGCATCCGGTTGAGCCGGTCCGGGATCGGCCGCCGCCGACTCCTGGGGAGTGATGGGGAACAGGGTCGGTTCGTCGTTGTTCGCACCGTCGTCGGACGGCGTGACGTTCGGCTCCTGCTCGGTCATACGGCGCTCCCTTGCGTGTGTCCCGGCCTTGCGTGTGTCTCCGGGGTGTGCGCGCAGGGGAGATCCCCGACGCGACGCGTGGAACCCATCTTAGAGGTTCAGGAGCGAACGCCGAGGCGCGCGAGGATGTCGGCGTCGATGGCGACGAGCTCGTCGTCGATCGCCTGGTGGGCCGTCCGGCGCTGCCCGGCCGACATGGTCTCGGCCGCGCCGACCGCGATGTCCAGGTTGTCCAGACGCTGGGTCATCGCCGTGACGAAGTCCTTGGCGTCGGCGCTGGTGTCCTGCGCGACGACCTTGTCCAGGGTGGTGCGCGTGGTCGCGATCCGGGCGGACAGGGCGGCACCGTGGCCGCTGAACTGGCGCAACACTTCTGGCGACACACCCGCACGACTGGCCTGCAGCGCCGAGAGCTGTGCGCGACCCGCGACCGCCGCGCGGTAGGCGATCGGGACGGCGATGGGCGCCACGAGGCGAGCGACCGTGAGGTAGCGCTTGACGCTGGCCGGGCTGAACACCTTGGCGTCGGCGGCTGCCTTCGCCTCGGCACTGGCCCTCTTGGTCTCGGCCTTGACGACCTTCTCCTGGGCCTTGGCCAACTGCTTGGCGGTCTTGCGC
The sequence above is drawn from the Gordonia rubripertincta genome and encodes:
- a CDS encoding DUF6474 family protein, with amino-acid sequence MGLLSSDGRSRAQRRAEAKALKTKAKLEAKFDAKHRRKEQKARRKTEHKYLEKDLKAERKTAKQLAKAQEKVVKAETKRASAEAKAAADAKVFSPASVKRYLTVARLVAPIAVPIAYRAAVAGRAQLSALQASRAGVSPEVLRQFSGHGAALSARIATTRTTLDKVVAQDTSADAKDFVTAMTQRLDNLDIAVGAAETMSAGQRRTAHQAIDDELVAIDADILARLGVRS